A stretch of the Streptomyces venezuelae genome encodes the following:
- a CDS encoding thioredoxin family protein encodes MVSHVHQPLEDAEFEFILAAAAGTPVLAFFRGSWPKAVAACRTMDPVVGDAAHAHGGRLTAVRVDMTRCPAATRRYEVASAPTVVLIKDGVAVASHAGALDHAGLAEFLAAAL; translated from the coding sequence ATGGTGAGCCATGTCCACCAGCCGCTCGAGGACGCCGAATTCGAGTTCATCCTCGCGGCGGCGGCCGGCACCCCCGTCCTGGCCTTCTTCCGCGGCAGCTGGCCCAAGGCGGTGGCGGCCTGCCGCACCATGGACCCGGTGGTCGGCGACGCCGCCCACGCCCACGGCGGCCGGCTGACCGCGGTCCGGGTGGACATGACCCGCTGCCCCGCCGCCACCCGGCGCTACGAGGTGGCCTCCGCGCCCACCGTCGTGCTGATCAAGGACGGCGTGGCGGTGGCCTCCCACGCCGGCGCCCTGGACCACGCCGGACTCGCGGAGTTCCTCGCCGCCGCCCTGTGA
- a CDS encoding GNAT family N-acetyltransferase yields MTIAPIIGYRLARPEDAPDIESLDGSFTTLSVFEATASDTGFLLREVPVDPPLHKVFPPEEHDEQEIGEDTAADRRTFVAVDEADGGRLCGFAAVGYSSWNRRLTIEDIEVAPAYRGIGIGRTLMEHAAGFARERGARHLWLEVSSVNVPAVHAYRRMGFAFCGLDTTLYDGTPAAGEQALYMARPLS; encoded by the coding sequence ATGACCATCGCACCGATCATCGGCTACCGGCTCGCCCGCCCCGAGGACGCGCCCGACATCGAATCCCTCGACGGCTCCTTCACCACCCTCAGCGTCTTCGAGGCCACCGCATCCGACACCGGGTTCCTCCTCCGCGAGGTCCCCGTCGACCCGCCGCTGCACAAGGTGTTCCCGCCCGAGGAGCACGACGAGCAGGAGATCGGCGAGGACACCGCCGCCGACCGCCGCACCTTCGTGGCCGTCGACGAGGCCGACGGCGGCCGGCTCTGCGGGTTCGCGGCGGTCGGCTACAGCTCCTGGAACCGCCGGCTCACCATCGAGGACATCGAAGTCGCCCCCGCCTACCGGGGCATCGGCATCGGCCGCACCCTGATGGAACACGCCGCCGGCTTCGCCCGCGAGCGCGGCGCCCGCCACCTCTGGCTGGAGGTCTCCAGCGTCAACGTCCCCGCCGTGCACGCCTACCGGCGGATGGGGTTCGCGTTCTGCGGCCTCGACACCACCCTCTACGACGGCACCCCGGCAGCCGGTGAGCAAGCCCTCTACATGGCACGCCCGTTGAGCTGA
- a CDS encoding nitric oxide synthase oxygenase: MEILQQLSTTAQVWAEAEEFIRLFHRENPGSGDPRDRLAAVRQELEDTGTYRHTHEELVHGARVAWRNSNRCIGRLYWNSLRVRDRRELTGGDEIAAECFEHLRDATNGGRVRPTITVFAPETPDRPGPLIWSEQLIRYAGYGDHPSVTVGDPRNRELTEALRERGWPGGPGTPFDLLPLVVQGCDDKPRWFEVPADAVLEVPIEHPDDDHWTDWGLRWHAVPAISNMCLEIGGIHYPAAPFNGWYMGTEIGARNLGDEDRYHLLPGVARRMGLDTSNDRSLWKDRALVELNRAVLHSFDRAGVTIADHHTESRRFLTHLEREERRGREVGADWSWIVPPISGSATPVFHRTYEDRQQNPAYVHHEGAEDRARGRDLV, translated from the coding sequence ATGGAAATACTGCAACAGCTCTCGACGACCGCTCAGGTGTGGGCAGAGGCCGAGGAGTTCATCCGCCTCTTCCACCGCGAGAACCCCGGTTCCGGCGATCCGCGGGACCGGCTCGCCGCCGTACGGCAGGAGCTCGAGGACACCGGCACCTACCGGCACACCCACGAAGAGCTCGTGCACGGCGCCCGGGTGGCCTGGCGGAACAGCAACCGCTGCATAGGGCGGCTGTACTGGAACTCCCTTCGGGTGCGCGACCGCAGGGAACTCACGGGCGGCGACGAGATAGCCGCCGAGTGCTTCGAGCACCTGCGCGACGCCACCAACGGCGGCCGGGTCCGGCCCACCATCACGGTCTTCGCCCCGGAAACCCCGGACCGGCCCGGCCCGCTCATCTGGAGCGAGCAGCTCATCCGGTACGCCGGATACGGTGACCACCCCTCCGTCACCGTCGGGGACCCCCGCAACCGGGAGCTCACCGAGGCCCTGCGTGAACGCGGCTGGCCCGGCGGCCCCGGCACCCCCTTCGACCTGCTCCCGCTGGTCGTCCAGGGCTGCGACGACAAGCCCCGGTGGTTCGAGGTCCCCGCCGACGCCGTCCTCGAAGTGCCCATCGAGCACCCGGACGACGACCACTGGACGGACTGGGGGCTGCGCTGGCACGCGGTGCCCGCCATCTCCAACATGTGCCTGGAGATCGGCGGGATCCACTATCCCGCGGCGCCCTTCAACGGCTGGTACATGGGCACCGAGATCGGCGCCCGCAACCTCGGCGACGAGGACCGCTACCACCTGCTGCCCGGGGTGGCCCGCCGGATGGGGCTGGACACCTCCAACGACCGCTCGCTGTGGAAGGACCGGGCGCTGGTCGAGCTCAACCGGGCTGTACTGCACTCCTTCGACCGGGCCGGGGTGACCATCGCCGACCACCACACCGAGTCCCGGCGCTTCCTCACCCACCTGGAGCGGGAGGAGCGCAGAGGACGCGAGGTGGGGGCCGACTGGTCCTGGATCGTGCCGCCGATCTCCGGCTCGGCGACCCCCGTATTCCACCGGACCTACGAGGACCGGCAGCAGAACCCGGCCTATGTCCACCACGAGGGTGCGGAGGACCGGGCCCGGGGGCGGGATTTGGTCTAG
- a CDS encoding lactonase family protein, producing the protein MTGREDRVGEGRVYIGSFTSAGGRGITTAAVDGRTGALTVLGSTDAVPDPSYLARGPHHLYAVSEAEHGLVRAFALDAAGLPHPAGPPVPVAGAGPTHLGLAGSWLLTANYTSGSVSALRVRPEGTLGGPASVLAHRGSGPDPERQQAPHAHQVLADPSGRWVLSVDLGTDSVRVCAADRGTGALSVHTELRLPPGNGPRHLAFHASGALVYVLNELRPLLTVCRWDAAAGSLEPVGEVPVAPEGAPGSVRAYPSAIVAAPDGRFVWAAVRGPDAIAVLDTAGDPAQPRLTATVPTAGRWPRDLALDPSGQRLYAANERSGDVTWFTVDPRNGLPRRAGSVPVPAASCVLFG; encoded by the coding sequence GTGACTGGACGGGAAGACCGGGTCGGGGAAGGCCGGGTCTACATCGGCTCGTTCACATCGGCAGGCGGTCGCGGGATCACCACCGCGGCCGTCGACGGCCGCACCGGGGCGCTCACCGTCCTCGGCAGCACCGACGCGGTGCCCGACCCCTCGTACCTGGCCCGCGGGCCGCACCACCTCTATGCGGTCAGCGAGGCCGAGCACGGCCTCGTCCGGGCCTTCGCCCTCGATGCGGCCGGGCTGCCGCACCCGGCCGGCCCGCCGGTCCCGGTGGCGGGCGCCGGCCCCACCCACCTCGGCCTGGCCGGGTCCTGGCTGCTGACCGCGAACTACACCTCGGGCAGCGTCAGTGCGCTCCGAGTCCGCCCGGAGGGCACCCTCGGCGGACCCGCCTCGGTGCTTGCCCACCGCGGTTCCGGGCCCGACCCGGAACGCCAGCAGGCGCCGCACGCCCACCAGGTGCTGGCCGACCCGTCGGGCCGCTGGGTGCTGAGCGTGGACCTCGGCACCGACTCGGTGCGGGTCTGTGCCGCCGACCGGGGGACCGGTGCCCTGAGCGTGCACACGGAGCTGCGGCTGCCGCCGGGGAACGGTCCCCGGCACCTCGCCTTCCACGCCTCCGGTGCGCTGGTCTACGTCCTCAACGAGCTGAGGCCGCTGCTGACCGTCTGCCGCTGGGACGCCGCCGCCGGGTCCCTGGAACCGGTCGGAGAGGTTCCGGTGGCTCCAGAGGGCGCTCCAGGGTCCGTACGGGCCTATCCTTCGGCGATCGTCGCCGCACCGGACGGCCGGTTCGTCTGGGCCGCGGTCCGCGGCCCGGACGCGATCGCCGTGCTCGACACGGCCGGGGACCCGGCGCAGCCACGGCTCACGGCCACCGTACCGACGGCCGGCCGATGGCCCCGCGACCTGGCCCTGGACCCGTCCGGGCAGCGGCTCTACGCGGCCAACGAGCGCTCCGGGGACGTCACCTGGTTCACGGTCGACCCGCGCAACGGGCTGCCCCGCCGCGCCGGATCGGTGCCGGTGCCGGCCGCGAGCTGCGTGCTCTTCGGCTGA
- a CDS encoding sirohydrochlorin chelatase translates to MSTPTGPANGLPVRMPRPRPSGRHRRPEPAVAPENAPALVLAVPGVPSAASRGLAEEILSIGRSELPGLDARIGYLEGELPGENGTPEFPALSAVLTAVADERNARAEFARATGQEVPAPTGPDAVVVPLLAGPDGDLLRRIRQALMDSTAAAELADVLGPHPLLAEALHVRLSEAGLARADRARLFTVATAADGIILATTGGEEAVQAAGITGMLLAARLAVPVIAAALDQEGSVASVAEQLRGSGSAQLALAPYLIGPEAAEGLLDTACKEADCATAEVLGAYPALGKLAVAQYSAALGIAQGAAAH, encoded by the coding sequence ATGAGCACCCCCACTGGGCCCGCGAACGGCCTGCCCGTACGAATGCCGCGACCCCGCCCGAGCGGACGGCACCGCCGTCCCGAGCCCGCGGTGGCGCCCGAGAACGCGCCCGCGCTGGTGCTCGCCGTGCCCGGTGTACCGTCGGCCGCCTCCCGGGGCCTGGCCGAGGAGATCCTCAGCATCGGCCGCTCCGAGCTGCCCGGGCTGGACGCCCGCATCGGCTACCTCGAGGGTGAGCTGCCCGGGGAGAACGGCACCCCGGAGTTCCCGGCGCTCTCCGCCGTGCTGACCGCGGTCGCCGACGAGCGGAACGCCCGCGCCGAGTTCGCCCGCGCCACCGGCCAGGAGGTGCCCGCGCCCACCGGCCCGGACGCCGTGGTCGTACCGCTGCTGGCCGGCCCCGACGGCGACCTGCTGCGCCGGATCCGCCAGGCGCTGATGGACTCCACGGCCGCCGCCGAACTGGCCGACGTCCTCGGCCCGCACCCGCTGCTGGCCGAGGCCCTGCACGTCCGGCTGTCCGAGGCCGGGCTGGCCCGCGCCGACCGGGCCCGGCTGTTCACCGTGGCGACCGCGGCCGACGGCATCATCCTGGCCACCACCGGCGGCGAGGAGGCGGTCCAGGCCGCCGGGATCACCGGCATGCTGCTGGCCGCCCGTCTCGCGGTGCCGGTCATCGCCGCCGCACTGGACCAGGAGGGCTCGGTGGCCTCGGTCGCCGAGCAGCTGCGCGGTTCCGGCTCGGCCCAGCTGGCGCTGGCCCCGTACCTGATCGGCCCGGAGGCGGCCGAGGGCCTGCTGGACACGGCCTGCAAGGAGGCCGACTGCGCGACCGCCGAGGTGCTCGGCGCCTACCCGGCGCTGGGCAAGCTGGCGGTGGCCCAGTACTCCGCCGCGCTCGGCATCGCCCAGGGCGCCGCGGCGCACTGA
- a CDS encoding uracil-DNA glycosylase, whose amino-acid sequence MAPRPLNEIVEAGWARALEPVAGQIAAMGDFLRAEIAAGRTYVPAGANVLRAFQQPFEEVKVLIVGQDPYPTPGHAVGLSFSVAPEVSPVPPSLDNIFLELHRDLGTGRPANGDLTPWTRQGVLLLNRSLTTAPRRSNAHQGKGWEAVTDQAIRALAARGKPLVSILWGRAARNLRPLLGELPVVESSHPSPKSADYGFFGSRPFSRTNDLLVRQGAQPVEWGLPSVG is encoded by the coding sequence GTGGCACCACGACCTCTGAACGAAATCGTCGAAGCGGGCTGGGCTCGGGCCCTGGAACCGGTGGCCGGACAGATCGCCGCGATGGGCGACTTCCTGCGCGCCGAGATCGCGGCCGGCCGGACCTACGTCCCCGCCGGCGCGAACGTCCTGCGCGCCTTCCAGCAGCCCTTCGAAGAAGTGAAGGTGCTGATCGTCGGCCAGGACCCCTATCCCACCCCCGGTCATGCCGTCGGGCTGTCCTTCTCGGTGGCCCCGGAGGTCAGTCCGGTGCCGCCGAGCCTGGACAACATCTTCCTGGAGCTGCACCGGGACCTCGGCACCGGACGGCCCGCCAACGGCGACCTGACCCCGTGGACCCGGCAGGGCGTGCTGCTGCTGAACCGTTCGCTGACCACCGCTCCGCGCCGGTCCAACGCCCATCAGGGCAAGGGCTGGGAGGCCGTCACGGACCAGGCGATCCGGGCGCTGGCCGCCCGCGGGAAGCCGCTGGTGTCCATCCTGTGGGGGCGGGCGGCCCGCAATCTGCGTCCGCTGCTCGGCGAGCTGCCGGTGGTCGAGTCCTCGCACCCCTCCCCCAAGTCCGCCGACTACGGCTTCTTCGGGTCCAGGCCGTTCAGCAGGACCAACGACCTGCTCGTCCGTCAGGGCGCGCAGCCGGTGGAGTGGGGTCTGCCGTCCGTCGGTTGA
- a CDS encoding WD40/YVTN/BNR-like repeat-containing protein: MTEVLLLAGTRKGLFIGRHRDGGPWEFDGPHFNAQAVYAVAVDRRGPVPRLLAGGDSAHWGPSVFTSDDLGATWQEPPTPAVKFPQDTGASLERVWQLHPAGPEAPDVVYAGTEPAALFRSTDRGASFELVRPLWEHPSRKDWEPGGGGEGLHTVITDPADPDAVTVAVSAAGVFRTTDGGAGWTPSNHGVSAVFLPDPNPEFGQCVHKIAQDAGDTRRLYLQNHWGVYRSDDGGREWTDIGSGLPSDFGFAVAAHPHRPDTAYVFPLNADSDRVPAGHRCRVFRTRDAGATWEPLTAGLPAGDHYGTVLRDALCTDDADPAGIYFGNRNGELYASRDDGDSWQLLLSHLPDVLCVRAAVIGH, encoded by the coding sequence ATGACCGAGGTACTGCTGCTCGCGGGCACCCGCAAAGGACTCTTCATCGGGCGCCACAGAGACGGCGGCCCCTGGGAGTTCGATGGGCCCCATTTCAACGCCCAGGCCGTCTACGCGGTCGCCGTGGACCGGCGCGGCCCGGTGCCCCGACTGCTGGCCGGCGGGGACAGCGCGCACTGGGGCCCCTCCGTGTTCACCTCGGACGACCTCGGCGCGACCTGGCAGGAGCCCCCGACCCCGGCGGTGAAGTTCCCCCAGGACACCGGCGCCTCCCTGGAGCGGGTCTGGCAGCTCCACCCGGCCGGACCGGAGGCTCCGGACGTGGTGTACGCCGGGACGGAGCCGGCGGCGCTGTTCCGCTCCACCGACCGCGGCGCGTCCTTCGAGCTGGTGCGGCCCCTGTGGGAGCACCCCAGCCGCAAGGACTGGGAGCCCGGCGGCGGCGGTGAGGGGCTGCACACGGTGATCACCGACCCTGCCGACCCGGACGCGGTCACCGTCGCGGTGTCCGCTGCCGGGGTGTTCCGGACCACCGACGGCGGAGCCGGCTGGACCCCGTCCAACCACGGGGTCTCCGCGGTGTTCCTCCCCGACCCGAACCCGGAGTTCGGGCAGTGCGTACACAAGATCGCCCAGGATGCCGGGGACACCCGGCGCCTGTACCTGCAGAACCACTGGGGCGTGTACCGCAGCGACGACGGCGGCCGGGAGTGGACCGACATCGGGTCGGGGCTCCCCTCGGACTTCGGGTTCGCGGTCGCCGCCCACCCGCACCGCCCGGACACGGCGTACGTGTTCCCGCTGAACGCCGACTCCGACCGGGTGCCGGCCGGACACCGCTGCCGGGTCTTCCGCACCCGGGACGCGGGAGCCACCTGGGAGCCGCTGACCGCGGGACTGCCGGCCGGGGACCACTACGGCACCGTGCTGCGGGACGCGCTGTGCACGGACGACGCCGACCCGGCGGGCATCTACTTCGGCAACCGCAACGGCGAGCTGTACGCGAGCCGGGACGACGGGGACAGCTGGCAGCTGCTCCTCTCCCACCTGCCCGACGTCCTCTGTGTGCGGGCAGCGGTGATCGGCCACTAG
- a CDS encoding FAD-dependent oxidoreductase — MLRVAVVGSGPSGVYAAQTLVQQREVPGVRVDVLDRLPAPYGLVRYGVAPDHEKIKSLQGNLRGVLEDERIRFLGNVEVGGERLPTGRLLELYHAVVYCVGAARDRLLGIPGEELAGVHSATAFVNWYSAHPDAETEDFRLAGVRSAVVIGAGNVAVDVTRILARGEAELLPTDMPQPALGALAGSGVRTVRMVARRGPSQGKFTTKELRELGTLPGVAVGVDPAELALDPAYAGQGAALPAVNRRNVEVLRGWAQDPPEDPSGGPDRRIELRFFLRPAELLSDGSGQVRAVRFERTVPADDGRGGVTGTGTYEEIEAQLVLRSVGYKGAALPGLPFDAGRGTVPHAAGRVLRDGRASVGEYVAGWIKRGPTGVIGTNRPCAKETASSLLQDAAALAARDLPADPLPALRAAGLRPVEWPGWLAIEQAEAALGSSLGRRSVKIPDWPTLLHAAEPPTGD, encoded by the coding sequence GTGCTTCGTGTCGCCGTCGTCGGTTCCGGTCCCAGCGGGGTCTATGCCGCGCAGACGCTGGTCCAGCAGCGTGAGGTGCCGGGCGTGCGGGTCGACGTACTCGACCGCCTGCCGGCCCCGTACGGCCTGGTCAGGTATGGAGTGGCCCCCGACCACGAGAAGATCAAGTCGCTGCAGGGCAATCTCCGCGGGGTCCTGGAGGACGAGCGGATCAGGTTCCTCGGCAATGTCGAGGTCGGCGGGGAGCGGCTGCCCACCGGGCGGCTGCTGGAGCTGTACCACGCGGTGGTCTACTGCGTGGGCGCGGCCCGGGACCGGCTGCTCGGCATTCCCGGCGAGGAGCTGGCGGGGGTGCATTCGGCCACCGCGTTCGTCAACTGGTACAGCGCGCACCCGGATGCCGAGACGGAGGACTTCCGGCTTGCCGGGGTGCGCTCGGCGGTGGTGATCGGAGCGGGCAATGTCGCGGTGGACGTGACCCGCATCCTGGCCCGCGGCGAGGCGGAGCTGCTGCCCACGGACATGCCGCAGCCCGCCCTCGGGGCGCTGGCCGGCAGCGGGGTGCGCACGGTCCGGATGGTGGCCCGGCGCGGGCCCTCCCAGGGCAAGTTCACCACCAAGGAGCTCCGCGAGCTGGGCACCCTGCCGGGGGTGGCGGTCGGTGTGGACCCGGCCGAGCTGGCCCTCGATCCGGCGTACGCGGGCCAGGGCGCCGCACTGCCCGCGGTGAACCGGCGCAATGTGGAGGTGCTGCGGGGCTGGGCGCAGGACCCGCCCGAGGACCCTTCGGGGGGCCCGGACCGGCGGATCGAGCTGCGGTTCTTCCTCCGCCCGGCGGAGCTGCTGTCCGACGGCTCCGGCCAGGTCCGGGCGGTGCGGTTCGAGCGGACCGTACCGGCCGACGACGGGCGCGGCGGGGTGACCGGCACCGGTACGTACGAGGAGATCGAGGCCCAGCTGGTGCTGCGGTCGGTGGGGTACAAGGGGGCCGCTCTGCCCGGCCTGCCGTTCGACGCGGGCCGCGGCACGGTGCCGCACGCGGCGGGGCGGGTGCTCCGGGACGGCCGGGCCTCGGTCGGCGAGTACGTGGCGGGCTGGATCAAGCGCGGCCCGACCGGGGTGATCGGCACCAACCGCCCGTGCGCGAAGGAGACGGCCTCCTCGCTGCTCCAGGACGCCGCGGCACTGGCCGCCCGGGACCTCCCGGCGGACCCGCTGCCCGCCCTGCGCGCGGCGGGGCTGCGGCCGGTGGAGTGGCCGGGCTGGCTGGCGATCGAGCAGGCGGAGGCGGCGCTGGGCAGCTCCCTGGGACGCCGCTCGGTCAAGATCCCCGACTGGCCGACCCTGCTCCACGCAGCGGAGCCGCCGACGGGTGACTAG
- a CDS encoding DUF305 domain-containing protein — protein MDMAKGFLRGFAGAAMAAGFLLGLTACQDEDRKDASGPAVIAPGKPGEKSRTLSPEQAARERPDDSPNAADFGYVQGMIEHHRQALTMSALAPERASADPVKRLAERIAAAQKPEIGAMEGWLQKHPAPGGDGTGGGHRHGGMPGMATEAQLAELREARGEAFDRLFLRLMIAHHEGALKMAGEALTGGNNVAVEEMANDVVAQQSAEIHRMRGMG, from the coding sequence ATGGACATGGCAAAGGGGTTTCTCAGGGGTTTCGCAGGTGCGGCCATGGCCGCGGGGTTCCTGCTCGGTCTCACCGCATGCCAGGACGAGGACCGCAAGGACGCCTCCGGGCCTGCGGTCATCGCCCCGGGCAAGCCCGGCGAGAAGTCCCGCACCCTCTCCCCCGAACAGGCCGCCCGGGAACGCCCCGACGACAGTCCCAATGCCGCCGACTTCGGCTACGTACAGGGCATGATCGAGCACCACCGGCAGGCGCTGACCATGAGCGCGCTGGCGCCCGAGCGGGCCTCGGCCGACCCTGTCAAGCGGCTCGCGGAACGGATCGCGGCGGCCCAGAAGCCCGAAATCGGGGCCATGGAAGGGTGGTTGCAGAAGCATCCGGCCCCCGGCGGCGACGGCACCGGCGGCGGCCACCGGCACGGGGGCATGCCGGGGATGGCGACCGAGGCGCAGCTGGCGGAGCTCCGGGAGGCCCGGGGCGAGGCCTTCGACCGGCTGTTCCTGCGCCTGATGATCGCGCACCACGAGGGGGCGCTGAAGATGGCGGGCGAGGCGCTGACCGGCGGCAACAACGTGGCGGTGGAGGAGATGGCCAACGACGTGGTCGCCCAGCAGAGCGCGGAGATCCACCGGATGCGGGGCATGGGCTGA
- a CDS encoding LVIVD repeat-containing protein has protein sequence MTSTHHTRVRRRRLGVAAAAAGLLATLLAAGPAAATPDPGDAQRSPGARIGADAAPGAPGQDEIVHSRNIKHLANIPSTNPDGIETDIAFQSGYAYAGSYDGFTIYDIRNPKAPKTVTQVLCPGGQNDISVAGDLLFLSTDSSRSDDSCNSVSQPATEKSSWEGIKIFDISDKKNPKYIKSVETACGSHTHSLVPDGRDIYLYVASYSPNETFPDCKPPHDGISVVKVPKKAPTKAAVVAFPVLFPDGGNPGAPTNPGVSKTTGCHDITVLPSKNLAAGACMGDGILFDISRPEQPRVIDRVQDNTNFAFWHSATFNERANKVVFTDELGGGVGATCNEATGPTRGADGIYDITGRGDARKLVFRSYFKIPRHQADTENCVAHNGSLIPVGGGRDIMVQAWYQGGLSVWDFTDSARPKEIAFFERGPVDPSALTLGGSWSAYYYNGHIYSNDIVKGLDVLRIDDWRTDSAKRVRLDRLNVQTQPDYRW, from the coding sequence GTGACCTCGACGCACCACACCCGTGTGCGACGCAGGAGGCTGGGGGTGGCCGCCGCGGCGGCCGGGCTTCTGGCCACGCTTCTGGCTGCCGGACCGGCGGCGGCCACTCCGGACCCCGGAGATGCGCAGCGGTCCCCGGGCGCCCGGATCGGCGCCGACGCGGCGCCCGGCGCACCCGGCCAGGACGAGATCGTGCACAGCCGCAACATCAAGCACCTTGCGAACATCCCGAGCACCAACCCGGACGGCATCGAGACCGACATCGCCTTCCAGAGCGGCTACGCCTACGCGGGCAGCTACGACGGTTTCACCATCTACGACATCCGCAACCCGAAGGCCCCCAAGACGGTCACCCAGGTGCTCTGCCCGGGTGGCCAGAACGACATCTCGGTCGCCGGGGACCTGCTCTTCCTCTCCACCGACTCCTCGCGCAGCGACGACTCCTGCAACAGCGTCTCGCAGCCCGCCACCGAGAAGTCCTCCTGGGAGGGCATCAAGATCTTCGACATCAGCGACAAGAAGAACCCCAAGTACATCAAGTCGGTCGAGACGGCCTGTGGTTCGCACACCCACAGCCTGGTGCCGGACGGCCGCGACATCTACCTCTACGTGGCCTCGTACTCGCCCAACGAGACCTTCCCGGACTGCAAGCCCCCGCACGACGGCATCTCCGTGGTCAAGGTCCCGAAGAAGGCCCCGACCAAGGCCGCGGTCGTCGCCTTCCCCGTCCTCTTCCCGGACGGCGGAAACCCGGGCGCGCCCACCAACCCGGGCGTGTCGAAGACCACCGGCTGCCACGACATCACCGTGCTGCCCTCGAAGAACCTCGCGGCCGGCGCCTGCATGGGCGACGGCATCCTCTTCGACATCAGCAGGCCGGAACAGCCCCGGGTGATCGACCGGGTGCAGGACAACACGAACTTCGCGTTCTGGCACTCGGCCACCTTCAACGAGCGGGCGAACAAGGTGGTGTTCACCGATGAGCTCGGCGGCGGTGTCGGTGCCACCTGCAACGAGGCCACCGGCCCCACCCGGGGTGCGGACGGCATCTACGACATCACCGGCCGCGGGGACGCCCGCAAGCTCGTCTTCCGCAGCTACTTCAAGATCCCGCGGCACCAGGCCGACACCGAGAACTGCGTGGCCCACAACGGCTCGCTGATCCCGGTCGGCGGCGGTCGCGACATCATGGTCCAGGCCTGGTACCAGGGCGGCCTGTCGGTGTGGGACTTCACCGACTCGGCCCGGCCGAAGGAGATCGCCTTCTTCGAGCGCGGACCCGTCGACCCGAGTGCGCTCACCCTGGGCGGCTCCTGGTCGGCGTACTACTACAACGGGCACATCTACTCGAACGACATCGTCAAGGGCCTCGATGTGCTGAGGATCGACGACTGGCGCACCGACAGTGCCAAGCGGGTGCGCCTGGACCGGCTCAACGTCCAGACGCAGCCCGACTACCGCTGGTAG
- a CDS encoding TetR/AcrR family transcriptional regulator has translation MSPRSAPVNEELRRRSRERLLQATVELVAERGYEATTLGDIADRAGSARGLVSYYFPGKRQLLQSAVHRLMHQTLYAALEQEPRTEDGRERLARAIDAILGLALAQPLLMRTHMAGILQAEGFVQCPEQQRLAELLRDTVARHGSADADRDYPMLRALLMGAVFAVLLPGAAMEAARLRAELFQRYGLDWGMGVPPDGCTPPDGTLPQGGRAE, from the coding sequence ATGTCCCCGCGCAGCGCACCGGTCAATGAAGAATTGCGGAGACGCTCACGGGAGCGGCTGCTCCAGGCCACCGTCGAGCTCGTCGCCGAACGCGGGTACGAGGCCACGACCCTGGGGGACATCGCCGACCGGGCGGGTTCCGCCCGCGGCCTGGTCTCGTACTACTTCCCCGGCAAGCGGCAGCTGTTGCAGTCGGCGGTGCACCGGCTGATGCACCAGACCCTGTACGCCGCCCTGGAGCAGGAGCCGCGGACCGAGGACGGGCGGGAGCGGCTGGCCCGGGCCATCGACGCGATCCTGGGGCTGGCCCTGGCGCAGCCGCTGCTGATGCGCACCCATATGGCGGGCATCCTGCAGGCCGAGGGTTTCGTGCAGTGCCCGGAGCAGCAGCGGCTGGCGGAGCTGCTGCGGGACACCGTGGCCCGGCACGGCTCGGCGGACGCGGACCGGGACTATCCGATGCTCCGCGCCCTGCTGATGGGCGCGGTGTTCGCGGTGCTGCTGCCGGGGGCGGCCATGGAGGCGGCCCGGCTGCGGGCGGAGCTGTTCCAGCGCTACGGGCTGGACTGGGGGATGGGGGTTCCGCCGGACGGGTGCACCCCGCCTGACGGAACGTTGCCTCAGGGCGGCCGGGCGGAGTGA